One genomic region from Rosa rugosa chromosome 1, drRosRugo1.1, whole genome shotgun sequence encodes:
- the LOC133731484 gene encoding aspartokinase 2, chloroplastic-like translates to MLDIVSTCMLGRYGFLAVVLTTFEDFGIWVDVLLLLKSLLELDHVVEELEKIAVVNLLQHRSIISLIGNVQKSSLILEKVSLILEKVLYCVLPST, encoded by the exons ATGTTGGATATTGTTAGCACTTGCATGCTTGGTCGATATGGTTTTCTTGCTGTG GTACTTACAACTTTTGAAGATTTTGGGATATGGGTGGATGTCTTGCTACTATTGAAGTCACTATTG GAACTTGACCATGTTGTGGAAGAACTGGAGAAAATTGCTGTTGTCAATCTTCTTCAGCACCGATCAATAATATCTCTCATTGGAAATGTGCAGAAATCATCACTAATATTAGAGAAGGTGTCACTAATATTAGAGAAGGTGTTGTACTGTGTTTTGCCAAGTACTTAG